In a genomic window of Fimbriiglobus ruber:
- a CDS encoding IS5 family transposase: protein MDATVRKPYPTDLTDLQWEIIQVVLPAARPGGRPRSVDLREVLNAIVYVNRSGCQWSMLPHDFPAKSTVYEYFAQWRDDGTWQELLDVLREGYREVHAPSHERTPSAASIDSQSVKGTEHAGGNGYDAGKKIQGRKRSIVVDTLGLLMVVAVTAGHVDDAAAAPTVLEGLDRDAYPRLKVVWADGKYHNHALNGWKDGHTELGWELVIVRRPDGVKGFTLLPKRWVVERTFGWLGRARRLSRNYERLNSSSESMIRVRSIQLILNRMDPQERYPPFKYRVASK, encoded by the coding sequence ATGGATGCGACCGTTCGCAAACCGTATCCGACCGATTTGACCGACCTCCAATGGGAGATCATCCAGGTCGTCCTGCCGGCCGCCCGACCCGGAGGACGCCCCCGGTCGGTGGACCTCCGGGAGGTGCTGAACGCGATCGTGTACGTGAACCGGTCGGGGTGTCAGTGGTCGATGCTCCCGCACGACTTCCCGGCCAAGAGTACGGTGTACGAATACTTCGCCCAGTGGCGGGACGATGGCACCTGGCAAGAACTCCTGGATGTCCTCCGGGAGGGGTATCGGGAAGTCCACGCCCCGAGTCACGAGCGGACCCCGAGTGCCGCGAGCATCGACAGCCAGTCGGTCAAAGGGACCGAACACGCGGGCGGGAACGGGTACGATGCGGGCAAGAAAATCCAGGGCCGGAAGCGGTCGATCGTGGTCGATACGCTGGGCCTGCTGATGGTCGTGGCGGTGACCGCCGGGCACGTCGACGACGCGGCCGCGGCCCCGACCGTACTCGAAGGGTTGGACCGTGACGCGTACCCGCGATTGAAGGTCGTGTGGGCCGACGGGAAGTACCACAACCATGCCCTGAACGGGTGGAAAGACGGCCACACGGAACTCGGATGGGAACTCGTCATCGTCCGCCGACCGGACGGGGTCAAGGGGTTCACCCTGTTACCCAAGCGGTGGGTCGTCGAGCGGACGTTCGGGTGGCTCGGGCGGGCCCGGCGGTTAAGTCGTAATTATGAGCGACTGAATAGTTCCAGCGAATCCATGATTCGTGTGCGGTCAATCCAGCTGATCCTCAATCGCATGGATCCACAAGAGCGTTATCCCCCGTTTAAATATAGAGTTGCATCAAAATAG
- a CDS encoding IS5 family transposase (programmed frameshift): MDATVRKPYPTDLTDLQWEIIQVVLPAAAGGRPRSVDLREVMNAILYVNRSGCQWSMLPHDFPAKSTVYEYFAQWRDDGTWQELLDVLREGYREVHAPSHERTPSAASIDSQSVKGTEHAGGNGYDAGKKIQGRKRSIVVDTLGLLMAVAVTAGHVDDAAAAPTVLESLDREAYPRRKVVWADGKYHNHALNGWKDGHPELGWELVIVRRPDGAKGFTLLPKRWVVERTFGWLGRARRLSRNYERLNSSSESMIRVRSIQLIFNRMDPQERYPPFKYRVASK, translated from the exons ATGGACGCGACCGTTCGCAAACCGTACCCGACGGATTTGACCGACCTCCAATGGGAGATCATTCAAGTCGTCTTGCCCGCCGCC GCCGGGGGGCGGCCCCGGTCGGTGGACCTCCGGGAGGTGATGAACGCGATCCTGTACGTGAACCGATCGGGGTGCCAGTGGTCGATGCTCCCGCACGACTTCCCGGCCAAGAGTACGGTGTACGAGTACTTCGCCCAGTGGCGGGACGACGGCACCTGGCAAGAACTTCTGGACGTCCTCCGGGAGGGGTATCGGGAGGTCCATGCTCCCAGTCACGAGCGGACCCCGAGCGCCGCGAGCATCGACAGCCAGTCGGTCAAGGGGACCGAACACGCGGGCGGGAACGGGTACGATGCGGGCAAGAAAATCCAGGGCCGGAAGCGGTCGATCGTGGTCGATACGCTCGGTCTGTTGATGGCCGTGGCGGTGACTGCGGGCCACGTCGACGACGCGGCCGCGGCCCCCACCGTACTCGAATCCTTGGACCGTGAGGCGTATCCCCGGCGGAAGGTCGTGTGGGCCGACGGGAAGTACCACAACCATGCCCTGAACGGGTGGAAGGACGGCCACCCGGAACTCGGGTGGGAACTCGTCATCGTCCGCCGGCCGGACGGGGCGAAGGGGTTCACCCTGTTACCCAAGCGGTGGGTCGTGGAGCGGACGTTCGGGTGGCTCGGGCGGGCCCGGCGGTTGAGTCGCAATTACGAGCGACTGAATAGTTCCAGCGAATCCATGATCCGTGTGCGGTCGATCCAACTGATCTTCAATCGCATGGATCCGCAAGAGCGTTATCCCCCATTCAAATACAGAGTTGCATCAAAATAG